Proteins from one Gossypium raimondii isolate GPD5lz chromosome 8, ASM2569854v1, whole genome shotgun sequence genomic window:
- the LOC105792402 gene encoding UDP-xylose transporter 1, whose protein sequence is MGEMSSFQLGVIGALFLSVASSVSIVICNKALMSNLGFPFATTLTSWHLMVTFCTLHAAQRFNLFENKSIDIKTVMLFGILNGVSIGFLNLSLGFNSIGFYQMTKLAIIPFTVLLETVFLKKQFSQKIKLSLFLLLVGVGIASITDLQLNFVGTILSLLAIATTCVGQILTNTIQKRLNVSSTQLLYQSAPFQAAILFVSGPLVDQFLTKQNVFAYKYSPIVLAFIILSCIISVSVNFSTFLVIGKTSPVTYQVLGHLKTCLVLAFGYTLLHDPFTDRNILGILIAIFGMGLYSYFCTQENKKKQADPLECQMKDKEDKPFLAHEKEGHEVKSSDKNSIV, encoded by the exons ATGGGAGAAATGTCAAGCTTCCAATTGGGAGTTATAGGGGCCCTGTTTCTTTCTGTTGCATCATCTGTCTCTATTGTCATATGCAACAAAGCTTTGATGAGCAATCTTGGCTTCCCCTttg CTACCACACTCACTAGTTGGCATCTCATGGTAACATTTTGCACCCTTCATGCTGCCCAAAGATTCAATCTGTTTGAGAATAAATCAATTGACATTAAGACTGTGATGCTTTTTGGCATCCTCAATGGTGTTTCTATTGGATTTCTTAACTTGAGCCTTGGATTTAACTCCATTGGTTTCTATCAG ATGACCAAACTTGCAATTATACCATTCACTGTATTATTGGAAACTGTCTTCCTCAAAAAGCAATTCAG TCAAAAGATAAAGCTATCCCTCTTCCTTTTGCTTGTTGGAGTTGGCATTGCCTCCATTACTGATCTCCAACTCAATTTTGTTGGGACAATCCTTTCTCTCCTTGCCATTGCAACCACCTGTGTTGGCCAAATT CTGACAAACACCATACAAAAGAGGCTCAATGTGTCTTCAACCCAGCTGCTGTACCAGTCAGCTCCATTTCAAGCAGCTATTCTTTTTGTGTCAGGCCCTTTGGTAGATCAGTTCCTCACCAAGCAAAATGTGTTTGCTTACAAATATTCCCCTATAGTCCTG GCATTTATCATCCTCTCATGTATTATTTCTGTATCTGTCAACTTTAGTACGTTTCTGGTTATTGGAAAAACATCCCCAGTTACATATCAAGTACTTGGTCACCTCAAAACTTGCCTGGTTCTTGCCTTCGGCTATACACTGCTGCATGACCCTTTTACAGACAGGAACATCCTTGGAATCCTGATAGCCATTTTTGGCATGggtttatattcatatttttgcacccaagagaacaaaaagaaacaagCTGATCCATTGGAGTGTCAG ATGAAAGATAAGGAAGACAAACCATTTCTGGCTCACGAGAAAGAAGGCCATGAAGTTAAAAGTTCAGACAAGAATTCCATTGTCTAA